CTTGTCAAATTTGCAAACTGAGCCATATCTGAGAAGCTAGAGAGATCTTACATGCCCAGCCCTCTGTTGGGCATTCAAAAATAGGCGAACCACTAGGCCACAGCTAGTACCTAAAGCAGGCATACTTAAGCCGATGGTCGATTGCCTCTAACAAACCCGGCTACCTCCTTAAATTACATACTCCCATCACCGGCTTTGGCGGTGGAAaagtcctcctccacggctTTGGCGGGGAGCCCCACAAGGTACCAGACACGTCGCGTGCGAGCAAAGATTTGTCCCACATTCAATGCCAAAGTCTGGTTCTTATCGTGGCACTGACCCATACGAATCAGCTTGGTGCCAGTCCCAAATAACAAGCGCTTTTCCCACTGCTGAGTTGGGTAAAGCAAACAAGATCTCAGTAGGTAGTTTGAAGTATCACAGCGGAGACCTTTTGGAAGATGGATAATTCATGTGCATATGGGCTGGCTTGTCACTATGTGGTTGCTTATGAGAATTGCCCTAACCTTTCCTCCGGATTGGATCCTCACAGAGCAATATGAACTTACCAGCAGACATCCGATCTTCTTGAACATTGAACAATCCCAAGGTACATCCCGACATGGAACTCCCAGATCGCGTGCTCATCCCTCGAGACCCAAAGAATTGCGGACAGACTCCTAACATCGACTGTTCAACATCTGTCGTAGTCCAGTCTATGTATTACCGCCCCAGGCCCTTCTTCCACCGTCAACTCAATATCTGCACAGAATAGTATACGCAATCCCTGTTCATGGCCTTTACCACTGTCATGGCCGGCCTTCAGCACACACTAACCGATAGTCCAGCGTCACATCAATTCCTGGCATCATGGATTCTACCACTACCGACCTAGTATCTGAATCCAACTCCTGAACCCACTCTTTATATCTATCCCTGAGTCCACCCCGAGCCCCAAGACCGACCCTCCGTCTCAGCGCCTTTGAGAGCAAGGCACTTCCGAAATGAGGCTGGGGGTGAAACAACTTATTCCAGAAAAATCTTAACTTTGGCCGCCTGATCAATTGGGCCGCACCATCACGGCATTGCCGTGAAacttggtgttttggttcAGAGTCAATGAGGACTGATAAAAGTTCTCACGAATTTCACAGCCTGAAAGTGATCTAAACTATTCTATAATACACAGTGGTTGATCACTGAAGCCATCCATGTTGTGGCAGGGCTGTCTGCTCGTATGGATGGAGAAAGGTGGTAAGGCGTGCTTGTCCGGACCGTGGGGATGATATTGCAGGGGAAGGCCGCATGGCGGTGGATATGAAAGGGACATATTAGCTCTTGAAACATACCTAAAAAGGAGTCTAACGGAACCAATATCTCAAGCATTTCAACGGAGAGATCTAATTATCCAGTCAACACAGTCAACTACTTCCTATCCCCATCCGCCAGCTGGACAAATTCCCAGCTCACCACGTCATTCGGCCCTGCCGACCTCAAATGCAATTCACTGCCACTGGCGGGATCGAGCACGACAACATGAAGACTATcgtccctctcccaccacaacTGATGCCCTCCCTCAGGAGTCACTCTGTAGCAAAACCTGTCCTGCTTTACATCATCAAACTCCCCAACCATCAGTTGAGCAGCCCATCGAGACAGGCGTCCTTCCACCCGATAACCAATATTCATTCGCACAGCCGGATGCCGAAGCGaaaaccaccctcccttctcttcaCATTCCCAGTGCCAAGTATCCTTGTGAGTGCGTAGCGTGTCATGGGGAACTAGAGCCAAGTTGCCGTCGCGCATGGCAAGGACCAAGCCAGTGTTGCGATCCCACAGAATGTATGTGTGTCCAGGGTTTAGAATGGCGCCCTGAATGGCGGTCGGGCCGAAGAAACTCACTGGAGGCAAATAGGGAGGGGGCTCGTCTGGGACAATGGACTTTTCCACGGTCATCTAAGTTCAAGCGGTCGGTCGTCAGCGCAGAACAAGCATTGAAGGACATGTAGAGGCATACATTGATTATCAGGGGAGGGTTGAAGAGCTGACGTTACACtgctgggggggagaggtgcTGTTGAAGTTTGTGGCCTTGCGGATGGAACCGAGATGAGGTttcggagaagaagatggttcCAACGAAAAGTATTTTTGATGTCAAGCATTAATGCCCAAACGTTTGTCATGTGTCGGGTTGGGACTGCATTTGGATCCTCGCTGGGTACTGGCCATCAACGTGCTCGATGTCCCGTCAAGATGCATGCTTCCGCAGGCCTCCATTGGCACACATGAAGTGTGCTCGTTGCACAAACGCGCCAGCTATTGTCCACAACATGCATTGGTCAACCAGGTAGGTTAGGGTCAGGAGAAAATAGTGACAAGAGAAAACAATATATCAGATTGAAGACCTCGGTTCAAGACTGAGATATCATCACTAGCCAAATCCCCGAAAAACAGTCCATCAAACAGTAGCCCTCTTTTCACCGAACCAAAGCAGCCCGGATATTATCCCATAAGAAGCCGGACTTGACAGGCTGGCAGCACAGTTATGACCAGAAGAGCCTGTTGCATGCTTGGTTGTTACGCCCactgtgacaagggctgtaatatcagggcttggaactcatggttcaattcaggctaataatcttcaatggcctcgaagagcgTGATACTGAAAGATAAAGAAGGAaaatacagtcttggtgatcctgaacgcgtattttatcctcccttgcctggcccgtgcccttgttggcctcaggccgCTGCCAAGTCCTTCAATATCCTTCAGGGCCAGTGGgcttcctttgataaccgccatgccttctgattgtctgcctcactttTACGACTGGTTCAcaacgtgcagttacccctccttgcggtggtatcgacagtgttgttggtggtggttgtaaGTGGTTGTaggtggttggcttttgccgtgtgacacCCACCGCCAACCGCGTCTAAGCATCAATGACCTTGATCTGAGATGCCTTAGCAAAGTCTTCGGCTTCCTTGATAATCTGCAAACTCTTTGTCAGTTCCATTGAAATAGATAAGTACCAATTTTCTGCAGAAAATTTACCTCCTCATACTTTGTGACGGCATCCTGAATGCCATGGCTGATGTTGGACTTCCGGATAGCCTGCAACGGTGAACTCGTGCCCTTCTCAATCTTGTCAATGGCCTTGATAACAGGGTCAAGAGACTCTCCCAAGTGCCGGAAGGTGTCCTGAATCAACCAgatcccctccaccgcctttgTCATCCTGGTGATCAAATCATCAATCTGAGCCTCCAAGGCCGTGACAGTAGTCTGGCATTTAAGAACATCCTCCGTCTCCTTGTTCTGGGTGGACCACTTGTCCAACGCATCCTTGAAGTCTTTGAGCTTCTGGTACAGGTTCCAAGTACCCGTAGGGCCGCTGAGCACATTGACCCAGAACTTCCAACCCTTGGggtctccttcctctttctgGAACATGCACGAAGTCAGTGACCTTTCCAACATGTGTAGAATGCGCTAATGGCTTGGATTGAACTCACCAACTCCTTGCTCTGCTTATCCGCCTCATCCTTGGcgtccttgagcttcttctgcAAGCCTTCCAGTTCATGGTTCAAGTACACCATCGCATTCTTGTAATGCTTCCCCTCGGAATCCGTCACCGGGCTTAGATACTTGTCATTCACAGCGGTGACCTGtttcttgttggcctcgGTTTCGTTGAGGAACTATCATACATCCGACAGGTCAGTGATAAGTTCTTTctctcccatcccaaacatCAAGATGAATCTCACGTCTTGAAGGTCTTTCCTCAACTTGTCACTctgctcttccttctccttggcgtCCGacttgagctcctccagtCTTTCTTTCGCGAGCTCCTTCGCTGCTTCGAAGTCCTCGTCAATGCTCTCCTTGTTCTTGTACTTGTCCGACGTCAGCGTCTTGAGCTGCGCGCCGAGGCCATCGTCGGCTCCGAGGGAGGTCTTGGCGTTGACGGCGTATTTCTTCACTAGGGAGGAATAGGACACTTGAGAAACGTCAGTCAGAATGCCAAGGGCGTGGGTTCAAAACGGGGAATGGAGAGAACTCACAGACGCCCTCCATGGGCCCACTGCTGAACTTGTGGCACGAGGAAGAAACAGCGACGAGAGCATCTTTGGTATCCTGTTCACATGGTAAGCACCTATGCTTTCCAGGCTGATGGCAAGGTGTCATACCTCGTAGATCTTGGGAAGGACCACTTCCAAAGGCTTGAACCGGGATTGAGGAAGCTTCTTCTGGAAGTCGGCATCATTGTCGGGGTACAGCATTCCGCACCAGACATATGCTTGGATGGCTGAAAGAACCTTTGTGTCAGTCCCACATCAACGACATGGTTGCACGCAGAGTGGTAATCTTACCGTAGAATGGGCTCTTGTCGCCATTGAAAGTGACCTTGCCGTCTGCCTTCGCCGTTCTGAGGAACCGATCCGGGTGCGTTTTGAGTTCAGCCTCGAGAGAGTCTTGCAAGGTCTTCTCTGCTGCCTTGGGGTCGTTGGTCCAGTCGGTTGACATCTTGACGGTGAATGATTGTGGACGAGGTAGAGAGATTGAGTGCGATAGGTTCAAACTGTAAATGTTGCAGATGATGCCACAAGGGTAGGACGGAGGGAAGCCAAATGTCGCTATATAACCTGAGAATTCTGTGAGTCTGCGAGGCGTTCTGTGCTACCTTGGACATGCCCACGACGTCAGATCATTGTCGAACAACATGAGGTCGCCGACCAGGTCGTCCCCGAAGCTCGTATGCACTCTGCAGGCATTCGGGCCGTGATGGTATTTTGGAGACGATGATTGATTCACAAGATGGAGTTTCAGCTCGACTCGCTGTGTTGACGTAACGGTGGCTCAAGGTCTGGTACACGTGTGGATCATCAGGAGTTGTAGTATTCTTGTTACGCGCGATAAACGGTTGCTGATGTCTTAGAGGGCGGGCGGTTGCTGTATCGTGGATGATGATTTTATGAGACTGAAGCTGTAGTTGACCCATCGTGACCCGCCTTTGGCGGCGAGATTGGCGCGATGTGCAGCTGTCGATCTGTCAATTGGACTGATCGACATTCTGTCAACACATCTCTGTGGGGCTCAAGTGGTTAGATTTGCGTGCTTCAAGAACCAAAGCGGGGAACCCTACAGTGGGTGAATGGGTGAGTGGCTGCCTGAGGATTGCGAGTTGAAGGTATGTCTTAGGACTAAGTGTCACCAAAACTGCAAGTTATCGGGAGTGACGCAGGCATACCTGTGTGAAGCATCTACAAGAAGGTGTCCATTGGGTCAAGCGGGCTTGCCGGGGGGTAGGTCCCCGTGTTGATCTGGAGTCGAGCCGACGAAGCATGGACCACGTACAAGAAGGATAAAAATGGCTTCTCTGACAGGAGAGTTGTATCATCAAGCACTTTGTTTCCAGTACTCTTTGCTCTTTCAAGCCTTGAATCACCAACCGTTGACACACATTAcggatcatcatcatcatcatggcttcCTTCCCCGATTTTCAAATCCAAATCGAAAGCCCAGGCGGCGAGCCGTTCCCTTCCATCTCTAGCAAGACGCTGGGTTCCGATATGGGAAAAGCAACGTTGTCCAAGCTCAGGGGCCTTTGCCGCATGTATGCCAAACATCTTTGGTGGCCACGGTGAGCGGAATCTGACATGTCTTTAGCCCAAAGAAATACGCCTTCAGCACCAATGGCAAAAATGCCCTCTCCGACAGCACGTCTCTCAATGACTACATCCACTTGACCCTTGACGTAAGATATTTATTTTCTACAAACCTTTGTTTATCTTGACTGACCAACATTGCAGAACCTTGCCAGCCTTTCTCCCGAAGCAAAGGCTACCGAGAAGGTAGAGGGAGCACCAGCTGCTGAGACGGAGGAAAAGCCCAAGCTCAAGGGTGTTCCCTTCGTCACGGTTCATCTCGTCTCCACGGTCATGGCCAGCAAGCCACAGGAGAACGTCCCGCAATCCACTGTGATCTCTGATCTCAAAAACCTACTCGGAAGCGCTGGCAAAGGAGTGGATGGCGGCAAACTCGGGAATACCGCCGAGTTGTTGGGAAAGCTTGACTCTCTGCAGCAAATTCACGCGACGGCAGCTATGTATGTCTTGTGCAGATGGCGACATATTATCGACAATGCTGACATGGACTTGTATCAATACAGTTCCAGGGACTATACCGAACCCGCCGATTTAACTGAGACGCAGTGGGAGAATACCCTGTTCAATAACCGGATTCTGCATGGCTACACCCACATGCCAGGCACCGGGCTCTTGGTCAAGGCCCCCAAGAGAGGTATTTTGATACTACTCATTGCCGGGATCCAATTCCAAGCTGATAACAGAAGCCTTCTCAATCCGTCGTCCGCTCCAGGCACCTTCTCCAGATCTCGGCGAAGTAGCGAAAGCCCCAGTGCCAGAGGAAAAGGCACTCAACAAGACGAGCGACAAGAAAGTGGTGAAGGAATATCTGGTTTGTGAAACTCGCATCTGATTGCCACCCACAGGTAACTAACATGAGGCCAAACAGAACACTGTCCCAGGCATTCCATCTTTCTACATCGATGACGACTCCAAAGTCACCGTCACCGAAACCAGGACTGCGTTCCAACGGTCCATGGCGCGGGAAGGATTCAGTTCCACAGCTATTGAAGCAAATGCGTCAGTCACAAACTCACTGCTGGTCTTGTACCCATGGCTAAACATTGCGTAGAAGCGGGAGCCCGTTTGGCAAGTCGATCTCTGCTTCCGCGGCCCTCTCCGACGAGAATTCCTACAGCAAGAAGAATCTCACTGAAGAGACCGACTTTACCTTGGAGGTCGCTTATAAGGTATGTTTGTCATGTGTCGAGGTAGACTTAGACGTCCAAACCACTGACCTTGGAACAGTTTCCCCGCGTAGCCATAGACCTTTCCCCCCGCTACCTCCAGCTCTCCGACAAGTGCGAGGAAGCAATCAAGAACATCAAGAGCGACTACGACAAAGTCCAGTTCATCAATGACTACGGTGccaccatccctcccaaGCTCAAGACAAGTCCATAAGCTCATACTCCAATACAGGTGACGCATTCCCAACCAAGGTCGTCCTTGGCGGTTTCCTCCGCAGCAGCCGCCAAG
The sequence above is a segment of the Podospora pseudoanserina strain CBS 124.78 chromosome 5, whole genome shotgun sequence genome. Coding sequences within it:
- a CDS encoding hypothetical protein (EggNog:ENOG503P6TQ); translated protein: MSTDWTNDPKAAEKTLQDSLEAELKTHPDRFLRTAKADGKVTFNGDKSPFYAIQAYVWCGMLYPDNDADFQKKLPQSRFKPLEVVLPKIYEDTKDALVAVSSSCHKFSSGPMEGVLKKYAVNAKTSLGADDGLGAQLKTLTSDKYKNKESIDEDFEAAKELAKERLEELKSDAKEKEEQSDKLRKDLQDVRFILMFGMGEKELITDLSDFLNETEANKKQVTAVNDKYLSPVTDSEGKHYKNAMVYLNHELEGLQKKLKDAKDEADKQSKELKEEGDPKGWKFWVNVLSGPTGTWNLYQKLKDFKDALDKWSTQNKETEDVLKCQTTVTALEAQIDDLITRMTKAVEGIWLIQDTFRHLGESLDPVIKAIDKIEKGTSSPLQAIRKSNISHGIQDAVTKYEEIIKEAEDFAKASQIKVIDA
- a CDS encoding hypothetical protein (COG:S; EggNog:ENOG503P0P9), with the translated sequence MASFPDFQIQIESPGGEPFPSISSKTLGSDMGKATLSKLRGLCRIPKKYAFSTNGKNALSDSTSLNDYIHLTLDNLASLSPEAKATEKVEGAPAAETEEKPKLKGVPFVTVHLVSTVMASKPQENVPQSTVISDLKNLLGSAGKGVDGGKLGNTAELLGKLDSLQQIHATAAISRDYTEPADLTETQWENTLFNNRILHGYTHMPGTGLLVKAPKRAFSIRRPLQAPSPDLGEVAKAPVPEEKALNKTSDKKVVKEYLNTVPGIPSFYIDDDSKVTVTETRTAFQRSMAREGFSSTAIEANASGSPFGKSISASAALSDENSYSKKNLTEETDFTLEVAYKFPRVAIDLSPRYLQLSDKCEEAIKNIKSDYDKVQFINDYGDAFPTKVVLGGFLRSSRQVKVKTNEQLDAAKEETKKAAGLSFASPQVSFGVNYTKTTSDTTTTTQGQTIGNAALTWEARGGDTVLCSNPSAWASTVKDYRYWRITEQSQTVSLVRIIDGIDPNMAHKVEFPNQNDNKLPDNGDLPESELIDKATNLLMGPPSSVPMQIVLKAYREDTDKKGYHAWLKKEHSAEYDDLEIKDPGAGWDNLTDSCKTYYIIYVYEAKDKKILT